AGCGGTTTTGCTggcggcgcggacggcggcaacgccgccgctgacttTTTTCCGCCGAAGTCCAGCAACGTCTACCGCCCGCCGAGCCCGATGATCCTGTCGATGCGCAACAGTACCGTCTATCGCAACCGGCTGAAGCGGCTCGAGGAGCAGAAGCGGGTGCGCAAGGGGTGGAAGCCGCCAgcgggggcagcggcaacgcagcagctgcagcatcgaATCTCGtacgctgccaccgccacgcgcggcggtggcgatggtcCGGGTGACATGGAGCACATGTCCTCCACGCCTCCGCCAAAGACATCGACGTGGTAGAGAACGGGTTCGTGGATGAGGCAGATGGAGGTGGCCGTGGCTCTCACACAGGCAGATACGCACAGAGGCACCCGTTGGCCCactccagcggcagcgtcgaagacgctgccgaggcgcacacacgcgctcgcTCCTGTGCTCCTCAGCGCGTTCCGTTGCTGGGTTGGAACGATAACACGCATGCTCTTCTTAACTCCTCGATGTACAACTATAGGGACGATAAGGGATGGCAATGGCCTCACGCCACGCCTGCCCTACTCGGTTCCTGCCGGAGCGCGTAAGTGCCGGTGCACGTGTTCAAGTGAGAGGGACGGGACAGGACAATCTGTGGTGCGCTACGGCAGAGGTACACCGTACatacacacccacgcacagcgagagagagagagagagagagagaggcggtggcgggagggggtgcgtacgtgcgtgcgtgtgtgcgtgtgtgtgtgtgtgtgcgcgcgcgcagcaaAATGATGGAGGATGGTCATCGGGTCGCCGTCACCCCCATCCGTTCACCAAGCACCCTGCGCATGCCGCTGGTCCCCTTGCCTGTCTACATGTCGTTgcgtgtatatatatatacatatatatatatatatgtaggTATATGTGGCTGGGCTCACctcttgcgcagctgccacgGCTGTGGTCGTgtggtgtgggggagggggaccCTGGGATCGTGCCGATGAGGACGCAGCATCCAACACAACGTAAAGGCGAGCATGCCGATGTACATGTAGACGTTGTTCCCTTCTTTTTCGATTCTGACCTCCTCGCCGAAGATGTGTATCgggcagcaacaacaacgccaACAACACCAACGGTATCAGCAACAACGGAgcgtgtgtggtgggcgagggggagCGAGACCCAACGACATACCATCAGAAGCCACGCACATGGCATCACGGCGAGATGTGGCATACATCAcctgccccgccccccgcctcgtcgtcgtcgcctctCGCTCCCTTGTTGGTGGGACACCCGCACGGAAAAGGTGACCGGCTCCCGTGCGGCAACGATAATGGCGGAGAGCGACGTCACTGGTGTGCTGTGttgggaaggaggggggaaatGGGGTTGGATGATCACGGCGCCGTTTTGGTGGCTCTGgatcgcctccgcctcgcacccaccaccaccaccaccacgaccatcactgccatcctcctccctctgcctcacctctcttctccatggctacggcgcggcgcacatgcacaccacacacacgcacacacacgtgtccGCAACATCAGCAGTTTTGCTGCGACACACCGCAACGAAACTGCCCCCGCAAAGGTCTCTGCAAGCCACCCTTCATACCAtccatccccccccccacacacacacacacgcacgcgcgcgcgcgcaccatTGGCGGCGAGCCTCCTAGCTCCTCGCGCACGGAGTCGCATCCATCACGGacaggagggggaggggcagacAGCGAAAAGCAAGCAAAACAAGGTGCACAGGCACGCGTGGCGGAACCCACTTCGTCCTTGCGGAGGAGCCGTTGGAAGCaggaggcgtgcgcgcgtgctgtaCGCATCCAACGGACATCGCCACCAACTCACCCCATCatcgtctgtgtgtgtctgtctaTCTGCATGTTGGTGTGGGCTCGTGTTTCTCACGTGAAGGACACCAGTGCCACTGatgcgcacaagcacacacagaaaTAGGGAGAGAACAATCCATTATCATCCCATCatcgtcagcagcagcagcgcggcgttcCCGTGCGTCTCCGTCTTGCCGTCGGCCTCTCACGTGTCCAGTGTGTCGCCGTCTCTGTGCTTCGGCTTGCTTGATCCGTGCGTGGGGAAGACAAGGCCTGGGCGAGTGCCCTTTGAAAAGCACAAGACCACACACTGCCCATGGAAGAGACCCCCCACTCCTCCAAGACGGACACCGGTGCCGCGACCGAAGCGAAGACGAGtacgacagcagcagctggggtgagcagcagcacaagtGTGGCGAAGGCGAAGCCGTCGTATCATGAGCTGTGCAGGCCGACGTCACTCTTCCCCCCGCCCGCACTCTCTCATGCGACGCCGGATGAAAGCAACCGAATCAGCACGCCGAGCagctcggcgccgccgctgtcgccgacgctgcgtgaccgcgcggccgctgcgaaGGAGGGCGGCCACAACACGAACAacagcggtgccggtggctGCCGTCTCTCTGCCACGAGCTGGGCGCGCCTCACAACGACGAGGCGCTTTAGCCGGATCACAGAGGCCCTCAGTCCCTCTCCTTTCGTGCTGCACACCACCGAGAACGACACAAGCAGCGGGCAGGGTACGACGGTGGCAACGACTGAAGGTGCAGCGGTCGCCACGGTGGAGTCTGGCCACTCGCGCGTGCACAACCTCAGCATCACCTCCACGGAAGACCTTCAActtgccgtcgccgtcccGTGCCGCACCTCGAGCCTTCACGACATGCTGGCGTCCTCGCTAcacaccgcggcagcagcagcagcagcagcagcaacggtgaCGCGCTTCGTTACGCATAGCAGCAACCTCAGCAGCAGAGTcactggcagcggcgcgtgtgAGCCATGTTCTGCACCACGCGCCTGTCCTAGGGAAAGAGCGATGCAGCACGCCCTCGTGCACGTCTTGCAGCGAGAGCGGGTGCGAGCGCTCATCGCCCGCGCCTTGCACTTGTGGCACCTGCACTGCGCACTCCGGCAGCACGGACGGCGACATGGCGATAGAGAAACCGCCGCTGGAGTGGAGGGCCGGCGAGAGACGCCGTCAGCATCGTCGACAGCGAAGGGGCACGCCTTCTACCGCAGCCGTCACGTCGGTGAACCTTACCTGTGCTCCGTCCAGACGCTGCGATCGCCGGCGGCCCCAGCAGCAGTGCTCAGCGTCACTGCATGGCTAACAGAGGCAGCCAGACCGTCGGCATCCCGGCTGGCGTGGACCCCTCTCGGTGGCGTCGGCATCGGCGTGCTCTGCGACGGCATCGCCACCGACGAAGGCACCGCCTACGTCGATGCcaacgacgaggaggagctgcacgacgtggacgacgacgcagaggTGCCACGACGCACAGAGCTGCACCGGTGCCAACAGCAACGGCAtcaccgcggccgccgttgcACCGACGACAACTCCAGCCTGTCGGATGCGGATGCCTACGTGGACGGCACTTACAACCGTGTCGACAACCCAGGCACCTCGGCGCGGCCGCTGGTGCCAgcgagccgcagcagcgtcgccccCGTAATCGGCGCCGCATCCCGGGTCACCAGCATTGTCCCCCCGCTCTCGGCGCTGAGCAACGCGTCGCAAAGTCAGTCGCCGGCTCGCGACATGTCGTTCACGCCGGTGAGATGGTCGATGAGTTGTCCGTTCCAGacactgctgcagccgcagccgcaagACGGGCTGTGCAGCCCATCCTTCCCCCACACGCCAGTGACGGCGTCCGTGCGAGAGACCAGaaccgccgacggcgccggggTCTCCCTTTCCGTCGGCTCTGCAGCGCCCGCCGGAGCAGGAGCCGGGTCGCCAAGGAGCGCGGGCGCCACAGGAGCCACCGTGACCGCGGAAGTggcagcggagcggcggAAGCGCATGGTGCAGCATCTCCTCTCCAGCGGTGTCGGTGGCGGTTCAACGTCGAGCTTCGATGACTCGTGCTCCCGACTGCAATCGTGCTCGCAGTCGGACAGGGAGGCGATCGCTGCGCAAGGCGGCCCCCCCTTGTGTCTGCGCCGCCCACGCAGCGGCTCTGGCGGAGGAGCGGGACTCATCGCGAGCGACTCGGAAGACCGCAGCATCTCATCGCTGATAAACACGCCGCGGAGCCACCAGACGGACGCTgccagcagcttcagcagtGCTTGGGGGCCGTTGAAAGACAGTGACTCCAtgcacagcgacagcacGTCGCCGATGCCGACGGTCACAGCAACGACGGTTCCTCAGCTGCTGACGCGCGAGGCGGAAGACCGGCTGGCGGTGCAGGCAACAGAGGAGCGacggcgcctccgcctccagcacggcaTGACTGTCGTTATGGATCGGCtgatgatggcggcgctgcatcaTCGATCGGGTGAGCGCGGCTTGCACCcctcgctgcgcacctccaccgcaccatcgccgctgcctttCGAGATCAACGACGGTTGTGGCATCGACTTCCTGTGCGCCTGCACGACGGAGACGCAGAACGAAAGCACCACGTGGGGTAGCGCGGGGGCCATCGAAccagcagcatcagctcCCAAGCCCCGGTCCTCCTCGCCATCTCCAGTCCGGCAGGCCGCCACATCTCGGAGAACGCAGCGGTGATTAGATTACAACGGCGATGTGGAGTGCACGCAGAAGCATCTGCAACGAAGTGGGCGTAccgagggggaggagggctgCCTGTGCGACGTGACCGCCGAGAGTGCCGAGCGCAGCGTGAGCCGCGACAGTGCCGACGCCGTTGATATGGCTACGAGTCCTCACAAGCGCCCATCACAAACCTTGGGGTCCACAAGCCAGTGGggcgcgcacgtgctcgACGCCGTCACGATCACAACAGACAATCATAGCAGCGTGGTCCTCCCCGTCACGGGCATCGCGCCGGCGTCGCACTCCACGCCCCCGCTGATGCCGTCATCCGCGTTCTCGTATAGAGCTCGTCTCCGCGCGGCGTGTTACGGTGAACCATGCTGCGAAGTGCGTCTTGTTTTCTCGGTTCAttcctcttcttccgccGTCGCGCTACGGCGCTCATGAcggggcggtggcgcatcGGTAAAgtctgcgccaccgccaggaGGGACATCGTGGAAGGTGACGCTGTGCGAGGATAGAAgtgccgcggcgacgcgctgcgcatctcccctcccctcccgttCTTCCCCGCACACCCGTCACGCGGTCCAGCAAGCCTGGACGCGCGTTGGCCAAAACCGAAGATGCACGCCGACGTGAGCGCCCACGTGCGTGGATGAAAGCACTGTGTCAtgccgtggaggaggacgaggaggaggacgacgacgacgacgatcgCGTCACACGTGTGGAAGCGACTCCAAGTGCTCACGGTGCGTGGACGACGATGAATGACCTAATCGCCGCAAGGGATGAAAGGAAAAGGTTCCGTCGTCGGGCGTGCAGCAGTAGGGCGAGCCCGCTGTGCTTAGCTAAGTCCACCAGACTATCATGTTGCCTATGGACCCCattaccaccaccacccacactACCTCCTGaagggagggtgggagggggggaagggcCTGGCATCGTGCACGGTGCGATGCGCCTGTCCTTCATCGCGTCCTTGTGCGTCGTCCCACGACGGCACAACAGcagcgtatgtgtgtgtgtgtgtgtgcagcaaCGTCGGAAACCCGTGAGGGAGTGCCGAGCCAGCGCGTCTTTGCGGGCGTGTGTTGTCGGGGCCTCGAGCAACTCCCGATGGAAGATGGCGtgcggggtgggggtgggggtggggtggggtggggtggggtggggtgtgcAGTGCGTGCGCTGAGGGAACAGAgttggcgcacacgcgctgccCAAGAAGCATCATCCGGCTGCTTTCGTTTATCTGCTCATTTCTTTGGTGCTTTTCTGCGACCGTTgcggtagtggtggtggtggtggtggtggtgaagcaTCCGTGCGACGTGCACGCCCGGGATGatgcttctccctcctcctcctcctcctcctcctctctccactGCTGCAGAGCAACGCACCCTCACGACTTCATCGTCCGTGTCCACCACGGCGCCGCATCTCGTTTCTAGGCCACCACCAACATACGCTATCACcgtttgccccccccccgccctcccccatcATCGCTCGAAGCCCGGGCGTGTCCTGTACGGGTGCCATGCAACCTTTTCAACCGGCTGTCTCCCTactctttccccctccctctccctccctccctcgcctgtATCCCCGCCCTGGCTCACCCTTACACGACATGCCCTGCTTTACttggtggtgggtggggagggggaccGCTCTTCGCGCATAGGCCCCAAGTACTTGTGACGAGTGCACAGCAagaacgcacgcacgcacacgcgctcgcTGAGCTCGGCCACTACAACCCCAACACCAATATCCAAACAATAAGGAGAGCGTGCACGCTGTCAACACCGCcagcagggagagagacgtcTCAACGATGCACCGGACTTCTCATCTTCGGCTTCGCCCGTGTAtgccgtcgtcatcgtcgtcgtcagcagcaggagcagcagcagcgcggcgctgcggtggccgaTGCCGTCTCCCGCGTAGCGCTCAACCGTggatgcagctgctgcttctgagtcttgctctctttctgttgGGCGCCATCGActtcgcgctgccgcgtcgtTGCACCTCGTTGTTCTTTGTGAGGGCTGCAGGTGACGCCGAAGTTgccaacgccgctgccgcaccaccgctgctggcgatcACCGAGACGGCGCTCATCTCAGTTGACTTCGGACAGGAGAGCATGAAGGTGAGTGCCTGGCGGGCTCAGCAGCAAGCGCCGCGCATCGGGATggcggagggcggcgatgcggcaacggcgacaAGCACCGGGTCCGTGACAATGGTACTTAACGATCAGGCGAACCGAAAAAGTCCACCGTGCGTGGCGTTTCGCTACGTACGCGACCCGGCAGCGACCGctggccgcggtggcgtcaGCACGGACGCAGGCCCGAGTGGACGCGCGGatggcgagcagctccctgCGCATCATCCGTACACGGCACTGCATCCGCGCGGCTACCAGCTAGAGCGAACCTTTGCCGAGCAGGCTcaggcgctggcgccgcgctTCCCGGAGCAGGTCGTGTGCAGCGCGGCACAGCTGCtcggctgcgcagcagcccccaCGAACGCCGCGGTCGTGGAATCgagggcgtgtgcgctgaCGTCGGGGCagctgacgacgacgacgacataCAGCTATCATGTGGTGCCCCTCACGGCACCACTATCGGCAGGAACGACCACAGGGAACAGCATGGATGaggcccagcagcggcgtgacAACGTCGTTGGACGTCAAGCTCTTGGCGTGTACGTGCCCTTCTTTACCACAAGTAACGCTCCTGgccagcagtggcggtgggCGGCAGGCGACCACAGCACTGgggtcgctgccgctgccgccgaagAAGAAGCAGGGGTACTCTTCTCATCGGAGGAGCTCACGGCCATGTTGCTCGGCCACGCGCGTCGCATGGCCGAGCAGATGGACGCGGCCGATAACACGCTCAGCGAAGAGGATGAGCGGCTCTTGGCGGGCATGCGGAAAAGTGCTCGCCGCGTtgatgccgccgcaggaGCGACGCGCGCGTCATCCGCCATCCGCTACGCTGCGCTGACCGTGCCCGCCcacgcctccgtcgcgcagcggcaggcgctcGTGGATGCGGCGGCTCTGGCTGGCTTGCGTGTGGTGCGCCTCGTCCACAGCACGACcggggcagcggtgcaacTGGCTTACCTGAAGGCCGAGCAGGTGCTGACGGCGGACAGGGTGTCGTACGTCATGATCTACGACATGGGCAGCCAGCACGCCGAGGTGGCCATCTACAGcctcgcggcgccgccggcgtccgTGGCGAGCCGAGCAAGGCTGCGAGGCGATGTGGTGATGCAGGCGCTTGTCGGCAGTCGCACgctgggcggcgccgcctttGACGAGTGCATTGCCAACCACTGGGACGCGCGGTACTTTGGCCGGCGCGTGATGAACGGTGGCCTCGCGGCCGCGGGCGGCCGTGACGCGGCACGCCGCGAAGCAGCGAGGGAGCGCGGCAGCCTCCTCCGtgccgcgcagcgtgcgAAAGAAATGCTGTCAGCCAACAACGATGCACATGTCACCATCGACGGCGTCCGCGCCGAACCGTCGCAATTCGACGCGGTGGGGCGGCAGGAGctacagcagcgccacgtcgccgtcacgGCGGACGGCGGCCTGTTGagcctccgcctcacgcgcAGAGACTTTGAGGAGTGGTGCCGGCCTCTcttcgacgctgccgtggcgctgcgagacgaggccatcgccgccaccggtggcggcgtcaAGAGCCTCGGCGCGCTCGACCGCTTCGAGGTCATCGGTGGCGGGACGCgagtgccgcggctgctgcagcgcctcggcgagggctaccgcagcggcgtcgtggATCGCACCCTCAacagcgacgaggcggccgtcATGGGCACAACGCTGCTGGCCGTGTCGAGCGCGCCGCGGACGCTTGGGCTGCGCCTCGGTCAGGCCCTGCCGCGTTACCACGTGCGCGAGTGGCTGACCAGCGCTGTCTACGCCTCGATGGAGCTGCACAGCACAGGGACcgtagcggcagcagcagcgccatcggAGGTCCAGCTCCTGTTCGCTGCACGGAAAACAACCCTTCCGGCGACGCgcagtgtgcgtgtgcgactgCCGGATGTGGATGTGTCACCGGCCGACAACGTCGTCATCACGTTGTACTCGGGTGCCGAGGCGGACAGCGCCTACGCCCACAGCACGCGCTCCGACGCGGCTGTCGCGGCGGActcggcgcgcgctgctgcctcacCTACGTTGATGGCGAACTGCACCAGCTGCTACGTGCGCACCTGCACCGTGGAGGGCGTGCgcaaggcggcggagcagctgctcgcgccgTACACACAGCAGAAGACTCAGCACGGCAGTGCGAGGCCACGCCGTGAGCGCGTTCGCCTGGCCGGTGCGGAGGTGGTCGTCGAGGTTGTCGCCACCGTCAGTGGCATCCCGCACTGCAGCATTGCTTACCTTCGTGCCGAGGTGGAGGAAGCGGGGGTGGACCCCAACGCCGCAGAGGGTATCCAgggcagcaacgcagccgcaggGGCAGCGACAGTGGCGTCTCTACCGAACAGCGATCACGACGGCACAGCCGCTGGCGTGCCACCGGCCACGCAGCATGACGAACCGAGCGAGGGCGTGAGAGACGAGCACGAGATGAACGCCAACGAGGAAGAAGTGAAGCACACCGGCGCACGCGTGACCCCGAAGGGGACTGCCGATcccgccaccgtcgacgcgaccgcgacgccgccgccgcaatgGCAGGTGCGCGTCATTGcactctctctgcgtgtgtcgagcggcgccgccacggctgccgcagcggtgcacgGACTAGGCTATAACATGGACTTCGCAGAGCTCACCTTCTCGCACCGGCGGGTGCGGCAGCTTCAAGCGCTGGATgacgtgcggctgcggcgcagcactcTGCGCAACGAGATCGAGAGTGTGCTCGTGTGGATCAAGGAGCACCACCCCACGTGGGACGCTGAAGATGTGCAGGACGACGCCTCCCCGTCGTCTCTTGCTCTGCGGACGTGGCGCACCACCGTTCGTGAGGTAGGCGGGTGGCTCGACGACGTCGGCGACACCGcaagcgccaccgcgctggAGGAACGTCTGCGCATCATTGCCGGTGTCAAGGCAGCCTTGCGTGAGGCGGCCTGACACGAGTCGAGGCACGACCCAAGgtgaagaaagagagaggaggaggggggctggTGGCACGCAGGCAGATCCGGAGACTACTCGGCTGCCGGA
Above is a window of Leishmania major strain Friedlin complete genome, chromosome 1 DNA encoding:
- a CDS encoding HSP70-like protein (previous protein_id=AAC24671.1), giving the protein MHRTSHLRLRPCMPSSSSSSAAGAAAARRCGGRCRLPRSAQPWMQLLLLSLALFLLGAIDFALPRRCTSLFFVRAAGDAEVANAAAAPPLLAITETALISVDFGQESMKVSAWRAQQQAPRIGMAEGGDAATATSTGSVTMVLNDQANRKSPPCVAFRYVRDPAATAGRGGVSTDAGPSGRADGEQLPAHHPYTALHPRGYQLERTFAEQAQALAPRFPEQVVCSAAQLLGCAAAPTNAAVVESRACALTSGQLTTTTTYSYHVVPLTAPLSAGTTTGNSMDEAQQRRDNVVGRQALGVYVPFFTTSNAPGQQWRWAAGDHSTGVAAAAAEEEAGVLFSSEELTAMLLGHARRMAEQMDAADNTLSEEDERLLAGMRKSARRVDAAAGATRASSAIRYAALTVPAHASVAQRQALVDAAALAGLRVVRLVHSTTGAAVQLAYLKAEQVLTADRVSYVMIYDMGSQHAEVAIYSLAAPPASVASRARLRGDVVMQALVGSRTLGGAAFDECIANHWDARYFGRRVMNGGLAAAGGRDAARREAARERGSLLRAAQRAKEMLSANNDAHVTIDGVRAEPSQFDAVGRQELQQRHVAVTADGGLLSLRLTRRDFEEWCRPLFDAAVALRDEAIAATGGGVKSLGALDRFEVIGGGTRVPRLLQRLGEGYRSGVVDRTLNSDEAAVMGTTLLAVSSAPRTLGLRLGQALPRYHVREWLTSAVYASMELHSTGTVAAAAAPSEVQLLFAARKTTLPATRSVRVRLPDVDVSPADNVVITLYSGAEADSAYAHSTRSDAAVAADSARAAASPTLMANCTSCYVRTCTVEGVRKAAEQLLAPYTQQKTQHGSARPRRERVRLAGAEVVVEVVATVSGIPHCSIAYLRAEVEEAGVDPNAAEGIQGSNAAAGAATVASLPNSDHDGTAAGVPPATQHDEPSEGVRDEHEMNANEEEVKHTGARVTPKGTADPATVDATATPPPQWQVRVIALSLRVSSGAATAAAAVHGLGYNMDFAELTFSHRRVRQLQALDDVRLRRSTLRNEIESVLVWIKEHHPTWDAEDVQDDASPSSLALRTWRTTVREVGGWLDDVGDTASATALEERLRIIAGVKAALREAA
- a CDS encoding hypothetical protein (previous protein_id=AAC24670.1) is translated as MLASSLHTAAAAAAAAATVTRFVTHSSNLSSRVTGSGACEPCSAPRACPRERAMQHALVHVLQRERVRALIARALHLWHLHCALRQHGRRHGDRETAAGVEGRRETPSASSTAKGHAFYRSRHVGEPYLCSVQTLRSPAAPAAVLSVTAWLTEAARPSASRLAWTPLGGVGIGVLCDGIATDEGTAYVDANDEEELHDVDDDAEVPRRTELHRCQQQRHHRGRRCTDDNSSLSDADAYVDGTYNRVDNPGTSARPLVPASRSSVAPVIGAASRVTSIVPPLSALSNASQSQSPARDMSFTPVRWSMSCPFQTLLQPQPQDGLCSPSFPHTPVTASVRETRTADGAGVSLSVGSAAPAGAGAGSPRSAGATGATVTAEVAAERRKRMVQHLLSSGVGGGSTSSFDDSCSRLQSCSQSDREAIAAQGGPPLCLRRPRSGSGGGAGLIASDSEDRSISSLINTPRSHQTDAASSFSSAWGPLKDSDSMHSDSTSPMPTVTATTVPQLLTREAEDRLAVQATEERRRLRLQHGMTVVMDRLMMAALHHRSGERGLHPSLRTSTAPSPLPFEINDGCGIDFLCACTTETQNESTTWGSAGAIEPAASAPKPRSSSPSPVRQAATSRRTQR